From Thalassovita sp.:
ACCAGCGAAGGTTCCGCCGCATCTGCCGCGGCAAAGCCGATCACCGGGAACCCGGCATCAACAATCGACACCGGCCCATGCAACACCTCAGCAGAGGAGAAGCTTTCGGCGTGGATCTGACAGGTCTCTTTGAACTTCAGCGCCGCCTCATTGGAAATCGCCCAGCTTGGCCCGCGGCCCAGCGTGTAAAGCGAGCCGCCCGAAATCGTATCGACCACTGCCGACCAGTCACATTTGGTCGCCGCCTCCAGCTGCGCCGGAAGGGCTTTGATCGCCGCCAGCAATGCAGCGTCCTGCTTGATCTCCGCCAGCAGCCACAGCCCGGTCACCAGTGAGGTCACATAGGTTTTGGTGGCCGCCACCGACAGTTCGGGGCCTGCGTGAATGGGCAGCGTGGTTGAGGCGGCACCGGCCAGCGCGGATTGCGCATTGTTGGTGATCGCCACCGAATAGGCACCGGCATCGGTCAGCTGCTGGGTCAGCTGCACGATGTCCGGGCTGGCACCAGACTGCGAGACGGCGATGCACAGCGCATCCTGCGCCTTCAGCGGCGCCCCGTAGATTGAGGCCACAGAGGGCCCGACCGAGGCAATCGGCAGGCCAAGCATCAGTTCAGAGGCGTATTTCAGATAGGTGCAGGCATGATCCGAGGAGCCGCGCGCTACCGAAATCAGATAGCGGATGTCACCATCGCGCACGGCTTTGGCCGCACCGGTCACCGCCCCTGCCCCTTCGCTCAACAGGCGCTCAACCGCCTGTGGGATTTCTTCGATTTCACGGCGCATCTGGGTGGGGTGGGTCATGTCTGAACCTTATCAGTTAGATCAGTTAGGAGGAGTGACGCAGTTCCGCCACGAAGTCATAGGCGTCA
This genomic window contains:
- a CDS encoding SIS domain-containing protein; the protein is MTHPTQMRREIEEIPQAVERLLSEGAGAVTGAAKAVRDGDIRYLISVARGSSDHACTYLKYASELMLGLPIASVGPSVASIYGAPLKAQDALCIAVSQSGASPDIVQLTQQLTDAGAYSVAITNNAQSALAGAASTTLPIHAGPELSVAATKTYVTSLVTGLWLLAEIKQDAALLAAIKALPAQLEAATKCDWSAVVDTISGGSLYTLGRGPSWAISNEAALKFKETCQIHAESFSSAEVLHGPVSIVDAGFPVIGFAAADAAEPSLVEVADTIAGKGAKVFVTSDKVKAANTLEHVRTDHWLADPIPLVVSFYAMVEQVAAKMGINPDAPRHLKKVTETV